In Kogia breviceps isolate mKogBre1 chromosome 7, mKogBre1 haplotype 1, whole genome shotgun sequence, a single window of DNA contains:
- the NRGN gene encoding neurogranin: MDCCTESACSKPDDDILDIPLDDPGANAAAAKIQASFRGHMARKKIKSGERGRKGPGPGGPGGAGGSRGGAGGGPSGD; the protein is encoded by the coding sequence gagaGCGCCTGCTCCAAGCCAGACGACGACATTCTAGACATCCCGCTGGACGATCCGGGTGCCAACGCGGCCGCTGCCAAAATCCAGGCGAGTTTCCGGGGCCACATGGCGCGGAAGAAGATAAAGAGCGGAGAGCGCGGCCGGAAGGGCCCGGGCCCCGGGGGTCCTGGCGGAGCTGGGGGCTCCCGGGGAGGCGCGGGCGGCGGCCCCAGCGGAGACTAG